A single Brassica rapa cultivar Chiifu-401-42 chromosome A04, CAAS_Brap_v3.01, whole genome shotgun sequence DNA region contains:
- the LOC103865274 gene encoding putative F-box protein At1g47800: MILPFLFRVCRIHHQEAMEDLQLSLSRQLDLDHAGNSTTTIPFDLIIDIFSLLPAKSLIRFLSVSKLWFSTIRSKTFVDMFLTRSMTRPRLLFTFYHIESRRNFIFSAPEYEYSDDGKYFSSAMARYDMTISDLDHYRFCGSVNGFICFISGVSGPFCNWIPPFSSITVYNPTTRQLVKLPDFTSNGRYVYACLGYDPVEDQYKVLCVMMFGPGSQDIQQEHFVCTLSSFQQQEWRKIENPTGDNYRSVFFERICIDGALYYGADESRIVRFDVRSEKIEFIKTPHIWTSYHSALINYNGKLGVLERSCTTNMMTLSVLEDAEK, encoded by the coding sequence ATGATATTaccttttttatttagagtttgtAGAATTCACCACCAAGAAGCAATGGAAGACTTACAACTATCTCTGTCACGACAACTTGACCTAGATCATGCCGGAAACAGCACAACAACCATTCCTTTCGATCTCATCATCGATATATTCTCTCTACTTCCTGCAAAATCGCTCATCCGATTCCTATCCGTGTCGAAGCTGTGGTTCTCTACCATCCGCAGCAAAACTTTTGTGGATATGTTCCTTACTAGGTCAATGACTCGGCCTCGTCTCCTTTTCACGTTCTATCACATAGAGTCCCGGAGGAATTTCATCTTCTCGGCTCCTGAATACGAATACAGCGACGATGGTAAATATTTCTCCAGTGCCATGGCAAGATACGACATGACGATCTCGGATCTCGACCACTACAGGTTCTGTGGTTCTGTCAACGGTTTCATCTGCTTTATAAGTGGCGTTTCGGGCCCTTTTTGTAATTGGATCCCCCCTTTTAGTTCGATCACCGTTTATAATCCCACCACTAGACAGCTTGTGAAGCTGCCAGACTTTACATCCAACGGAAGATACGTGTACGCATGTCTTGGGTACGATCCAGTCGAAGATCAGTACAAGGTGTTGTGTGTGATGATGTTCGGCCCTGGAAGCCAAGATATCCAACAGGAGCATTTCGTTTGCACTCTGAGTTCATTTCAGCAACAAGAGTGGAGAAAGATCGAGAACCCGACCGGAGATAATTACCGCAGTGTCTTCTTCGAACGGATATGCATCGATGGTGCCTTATACTACGGAGCTGATGAGTCAAGAATTGTTAGATTCGATGTTAGATCAGAGAAGATTGAGTTTATTAAAACACCACATATCTGGACATCATACCATTCCGCTCTTATAAATTACAATGGTAAATTGGGAGTTTTAGAACGTTCTTGCACAACAAATATGATGACATTGTCGGTTCTTGAGGATGCTGAGAAATAA